A single Bosea sp. PAMC 26642 DNA region contains:
- a CDS encoding acetolactate synthase large subunit: MFKGSDLLVKALENEGVDRIFGVPGEENLDVLESLRTSSIKLILTRHEQAAAFMAATHGRLTGRPGVCIATLGPGALNFSTGAAYAHLGAMPMIMITGQKAIMTAKQARFQIVDVVASMKPLTKMTRQIVSGASIPAMVRDAFRVAMEERPGPVHLELPEDVAAEEVDDAFVIPVHALERPVAPASVLDRAAQMILAAKRPLVMVGAAGNRPRLVEELSSFVRRTRLPFFNTQMGKGAVTGGSNLYMGTAALSERDYVHQAVAHADLIIAIGHDTIEKPPFLMTNAGGCNVIHIGYQSASVEQVYHPDAEVIGDIGATVTGLSDRLAGKIEPDASMLDLRQAVLAKINERAEEDRFPITPQRIVHDVRAVMPEDGIVCLDNGMYKIWFARNYRTHVANTLLLDNALATMGAGLPSAMMAAMLHPERRVMAVCGDGGFMMNSQEMETAVRLGLNLVVVILNDNAYGMIRWKQSVDNFPDFGMTFGNPDFVRYAQSYGAKGSRVTAADELVPTLEAAFAGGGVHLVEIPIDYSENTRVLVEELRNRTPDIQLA; the protein is encoded by the coding sequence ATGTTCAAGGGTTCCGACCTCCTCGTAAAGGCGCTGGAGAATGAAGGCGTCGATCGCATTTTCGGCGTTCCCGGCGAGGAGAATCTCGACGTGCTGGAATCGCTTCGCACGTCGAGCATCAAGCTGATCCTGACCCGGCACGAGCAGGCAGCCGCTTTCATGGCGGCGACCCATGGCCGGCTGACGGGCAGGCCCGGGGTCTGCATCGCGACGTTGGGGCCGGGAGCGCTCAACTTCTCGACGGGGGCTGCCTATGCGCATCTTGGCGCCATGCCGATGATCATGATCACCGGGCAGAAGGCGATCATGACCGCCAAGCAGGCGCGCTTCCAGATCGTCGATGTCGTCGCCTCGATGAAGCCGCTGACCAAGATGACGCGCCAGATCGTCAGCGGCGCCAGCATCCCGGCCATGGTCCGCGACGCCTTCCGCGTCGCGATGGAGGAGCGGCCGGGTCCGGTCCATCTCGAACTGCCCGAGGATGTGGCGGCCGAAGAGGTGGATGACGCCTTCGTCATCCCTGTCCATGCGCTGGAGCGGCCGGTCGCCCCGGCCTCGGTGCTCGACCGGGCTGCGCAGATGATCCTGGCCGCTAAACGCCCGTTGGTGATGGTCGGCGCCGCCGGGAACCGGCCCCGGCTGGTCGAGGAACTCTCGTCCTTCGTGCGGCGCACGCGGCTGCCCTTCTTCAACACGCAGATGGGCAAGGGCGCCGTCACCGGCGGTTCGAACCTCTATATGGGCACCGCCGCCCTGTCCGAGCGCGACTACGTCCACCAGGCCGTGGCGCATGCCGACCTGATCATTGCCATCGGCCACGACACGATCGAGAAACCGCCTTTCCTGATGACGAACGCCGGCGGCTGCAACGTCATCCATATCGGCTACCAGTCGGCCAGCGTCGAACAGGTCTATCACCCCGATGCCGAGGTGATCGGCGATATCGGCGCGACCGTGACGGGGCTTTCCGACAGGCTCGCAGGCAAGATCGAGCCCGATGCCTCGATGCTGGACCTACGCCAGGCGGTTCTTGCCAAGATCAACGAGCGCGCGGAGGAGGACCGCTTCCCGATCACGCCGCAGCGCATCGTCCACGATGTCCGTGCCGTCATGCCGGAGGACGGCATCGTCTGCCTCGACAACGGCATGTACAAGATCTGGTTCGCCCGGAACTACCGGACCCATGTCGCCAACACGCTGCTGCTCGACAACGCGTTGGCGACGATGGGCGCAGGCCTCCCCTCGGCGATGATGGCAGCGATGCTCCATCCTGAGCGCCGCGTCATGGCCGTGTGCGGCGATGGCGGGTTCATGATGAACTCGCAGGAGATGGAGACCGCGGTGCGGCTCGGCCTCAATCTCGTCGTCGTCATCCTCAACGACAACGCCTATGGCATGATCCGCTGGAAGCAGTCGGTCGACAACTTTCCCGATTTCGGCATGACCTTCGGCAACCCGGATTTCGTCCGTTACGCGCAGTCCTATGGCGCCAAAGGCTCGCGCGTGACGGCTGCCGACGAGCTTGTCCCCACGCTGGAGGCGGCCTTCGCGGGAGGCGGCGTCCATCTCGTCGAGATTCCCATCGATTATTCGGAGAATACCCGCGTGCTCGTCGAGGAGCTGCGCAACCGCACCCCCGACATCCAGCTCGCCTGA
- a CDS encoding aldehyde dehydrogenase family protein, protein MLQVVQAFDRAPIAEIATDDAAALEAKLAAAQRVFRDRDGWLKPHQRMAILRRLAGLVEGKRDHLALQIAREGGKPLPDAIVEVTRAIDGIHNAADELRNLAGREIPMGLSPAATDRWAFTTREPIGIVAAISAFNHPLNLIVHQVAPAIAVGCPVIVKPAGTTPLSCLDFVALVHEAGLPEDWCQSFIPETTELAEKLATDARIAFLSFIGSAKVGWSLHSKLAHGARSALEHGGAAPAIVDRSADLDAIIGPIVKGGYYHAGQVCVSTQRIYVHQDIADAFTQRLVAGVKALRVGDPVLKDTEVGPLILPKEADRIASWVDEAVQAGADLATGGGRLSETTLEPTVLLAPPADAKVSQLEIFGPVVCVYPYAKLDDAIAQANALPVAFQASIFAQDIGIAMRAANRLDASAVMINDPTTFRTDWMPFAGRRESGYGTGGIPFTMRDMTQEKMVMLRKS, encoded by the coding sequence ATGCTGCAGGTCGTCCAGGCCTTCGACCGCGCCCCGATCGCCGAGATCGCGACCGATGACGCGGCCGCTCTCGAAGCCAAGCTCGCAGCCGCGCAGCGGGTTTTCCGCGACCGCGACGGCTGGCTCAAGCCACATCAGCGCATGGCGATCCTGCGCCGGCTCGCCGGCCTGGTGGAGGGCAAGCGCGACCATCTCGCCCTGCAGATCGCGCGCGAGGGCGGCAAGCCGCTGCCCGACGCCATCGTCGAGGTGACGCGCGCGATCGACGGCATCCACAACGCCGCCGACGAATTGCGTAACCTTGCCGGCCGCGAGATCCCGATGGGGCTGTCCCCGGCCGCCACCGACCGCTGGGCCTTCACCACCAGGGAACCGATCGGCATCGTCGCGGCGATCTCGGCCTTCAACCATCCGTTGAACCTGATCGTGCATCAGGTCGCGCCCGCGATCGCGGTCGGCTGTCCCGTTATCGTCAAGCCGGCCGGCACGACCCCGCTCTCCTGCCTCGATTTCGTGGCGCTCGTGCATGAGGCGGGGCTGCCGGAAGACTGGTGCCAGAGTTTCATTCCCGAGACGACCGAACTTGCCGAGAAGCTGGCCACCGATGCGCGCATTGCCTTCCTGAGCTTCATCGGCTCGGCCAAGGTCGGCTGGTCGCTGCATTCAAAACTGGCGCATGGCGCGCGCTCGGCGCTCGAACATGGCGGAGCCGCGCCCGCGATCGTCGATCGCAGCGCCGATCTCGACGCCATCATCGGCCCCATCGTCAAGGGCGGCTATTATCATGCCGGCCAGGTCTGCGTGTCGACGCAGCGCATCTATGTCCATCAGGACATCGCCGATGCGTTCACCCAGCGTCTGGTCGCGGGGGTGAAGGCGCTGCGGGTCGGCGACCCCGTCCTGAAGGACACCGAGGTCGGCCCGCTGATCCTGCCGAAGGAGGCCGACCGCATCGCATCATGGGTCGATGAGGCCGTGCAGGCGGGCGCGGATTTGGCGACCGGCGGCGGGCGCCTGTCGGAGACGACGCTGGAGCCGACGGTGCTCCTGGCGCCCCCCGCCGACGCCAAGGTGTCGCAGCTCGAGATCTTCGGGCCCGTGGTCTGCGTCTACCCCTATGCGAAGCTCGATGACGCCATCGCGCAGGCGAACGCGCTGCCGGTCGCCTTCCAGGCCAGCATCTTCGCGCAGGACATCGGCATCGCCATGCGCGCCGCCAACCGGCTCGATGCCTCCGCCGTGATGATCAACGATCCGACGACCTTTCGGACGGACTGGATGCCCTTCGCCGGACGGCGGGAGTCGGGATACGGCACCGGCGGCATCCCCTTCACCATGCGCGACATGACGCAGGAGAAGATGGTCATGTTGCGGAAATCATAG
- a CDS encoding ethanolamine utilization protein has protein sequence MKLRKLTFGEAEMEATPGERGEIFAGNLVDERHGGPVTVGYGRWGANSILEQVMAVDDIMIVLTGRLSVSSASDTFEIGPGEMAYMPKGERVTIRAYEQEAVTAYVTFPHWREAEA, from the coding sequence ATGAAACTGAGAAAACTCACTTTCGGCGAGGCGGAGATGGAAGCCACACCCGGCGAGAGGGGCGAGATCTTCGCAGGTAACCTCGTCGATGAACGTCATGGCGGGCCGGTCACGGTCGGCTACGGCCGTTGGGGCGCAAATTCCATTCTTGAGCAGGTCATGGCGGTCGACGATATCATGATCGTGCTAACGGGGCGGCTGTCGGTTTCGAGTGCTTCTGATACTTTTGAGATTGGCCCGGGCGAGATGGCCTATATGCCCAAAGGCGAGCGGGTAACGATCCGTGCCTACGAACAGGAGGCAGTCACGGCGTATGTCACGTTTCCACACTGGCGCGAGGCGGAAGCTTAG
- a CDS encoding LysR family transcriptional regulator, translating to MIRPSLHDLNAFVTVATRRSFRRAADDLGTAPSTLSHAMRALEERLGVRLLNRTTRSVAPTEAGFELLGRLQPVIAGLDEALDAVQSFSGNISGTVRINAPRLAATLLVRDTLPAMSERYPDVVVDLVVEGKLIDIVAAGFDAGVRLVDSIPKDMIALPFASAVSFICVASPAYLECFGEPATPDDLKRHRCIGHRLPSGKLYRWEFERAGQTLTLDLNSSLILDDEELMVDASINGLGIAYVASPAADPALQDGRLRRILLAWTPASEKIGIYYAGHRAVPPPLRAFLDVVKARRLE from the coding sequence ATGATCCGCCCCTCGCTCCACGATCTGAACGCTTTTGTGACCGTCGCGACCCGTCGCAGTTTTCGGCGTGCGGCAGACGATCTCGGCACCGCCCCATCCACCTTGAGCCATGCGATGCGCGCGCTGGAGGAACGCCTGGGCGTGCGCCTGCTTAACCGCACGACGCGCAGCGTCGCGCCGACGGAAGCCGGTTTCGAACTGCTCGGTCGTCTTCAGCCGGTTATTGCGGGTCTGGACGAGGCGCTCGACGCCGTACAGTCTTTCAGCGGCAACATTAGCGGAACCGTCAGGATCAACGCGCCGCGGCTGGCGGCGACGCTCCTTGTCCGCGACACCCTGCCGGCGATGTCCGAGCGCTATCCTGATGTGGTCGTCGACCTGGTCGTTGAAGGCAAGCTGATCGACATCGTGGCGGCAGGGTTCGATGCCGGCGTGCGCTTGGTCGATTCCATTCCCAAGGACATGATCGCCCTGCCCTTCGCCAGCGCGGTCAGCTTCATCTGCGTCGCGTCGCCTGCCTATCTCGAGTGCTTCGGCGAGCCGGCCACGCCCGATGACCTGAAACGACATCGCTGCATCGGTCATCGCCTACCCAGCGGCAAGCTCTACCGCTGGGAGTTCGAGCGGGCCGGACAAACACTGACGCTTGACCTGAACAGCTCCCTTATCCTCGACGACGAGGAATTGATGGTTGATGCCTCAATCAACGGGCTTGGCATCGCCTATGTCGCAAGTCCGGCAGCGGACCCAGCCCTGCAGGATGGCCGACTGCGCCGAATTCTATTGGCCTGGACGCCGGCCTCCGAGAAAATCGGGATCTATTACGCCGGACATCGGGCTGTTCCGCCGCCGCTGCGTGCCTTTCTCGATGTCGTGAAGGCGAGGCGATTAGAATAG
- a CDS encoding RidA family protein translates to MTKRDAIFPAGRHALYDVHQYSAAIRSGDLLFVSGQVGSREDGTPEPVYEDQVRRAFANLRDVLAAAGATFDDVIDVITFHTDPQTQFERMLAIRAEEIGEPPYPTWTAVGVTWLSGFDFEIKVIARIPDKSSTE, encoded by the coding sequence ATGACCAAACGCGACGCCATTTTCCCCGCGGGCCGGCACGCGCTCTACGATGTCCATCAGTATTCTGCCGCGATCCGCTCGGGCGATCTGCTCTTTGTCTCCGGGCAAGTGGGCAGCCGCGAGGACGGAACGCCCGAACCCGTTTACGAGGATCAGGTTCGGCGCGCCTTCGCAAATCTGCGCGATGTGCTGGCCGCCGCAGGAGCGACTTTCGACGACGTGATCGACGTCATCACCTTCCACACGGATCCGCAGACGCAGTTCGAGAGGATGCTCGCCATTCGAGCCGAGGAAATCGGTGAGCCGCCCTATCCGACCTGGACGGCCGTCGGCGTGACCTGGCTCTCGGGGTTCGACTTCGAGATAAAGGTGATCGCCCGGATCCCCGATAAGTCATCGACCGAATGA
- a CDS encoding TetR/AcrR family transcriptional regulator: MSRSLTRENTRLELSRHAARLFLERGVANASGDEIAAAAGIATRTLWRHFRSKESAVEPLFAQSSLRFAAILRRWPREISIEDLFAAHLGPDRQADEDTADDILVVRLLAKLPEEPALRSAWLMSCQISEEHLIKIIAERLDRPRGEFEVRLCAATVTAAIRIVDETVSLAAVKHGLKTTTAKVNAHLAQAIRQASTLPFCDPVTPRIWPDDQGGRE, translated from the coding sequence ATGAGCAGGAGCCTCACCCGAGAGAACACCCGCCTGGAGCTGTCCAGACACGCGGCCCGGCTGTTCCTGGAACGCGGAGTAGCCAACGCCAGCGGCGATGAGATCGCCGCTGCGGCCGGCATCGCGACGCGTACGCTCTGGCGGCATTTCCGATCCAAGGAGAGCGCCGTCGAGCCGCTGTTCGCGCAGTCGTCGCTTAGATTCGCCGCCATCCTGCGGCGATGGCCCCGGGAGATCTCGATCGAGGATCTGTTCGCCGCGCATCTTGGGCCCGACAGGCAGGCGGATGAAGACACCGCCGACGACATCCTCGTGGTCAGGCTCCTTGCCAAGTTACCGGAGGAACCGGCTCTGCGAAGCGCCTGGCTGATGTCCTGTCAGATCAGCGAAGAGCACCTGATCAAGATCATCGCCGAGCGCCTCGATCGTCCCCGGGGTGAGTTCGAGGTACGCCTGTGCGCAGCGACCGTGACGGCCGCGATCAGGATCGTCGACGAGACCGTCAGCCTGGCGGCGGTCAAGCATGGGCTGAAGACGACGACCGCGAAGGTGAACGCACATCTGGCTCAGGCCATCCGCCAAGCCAGCACCCTGCCCTTCTGCGACCCGGTCACGCCACGGATTTGGCCGGACGACCAGGGCGGGCGAGAGTGA
- a CDS encoding prolyl oligopeptidase family serine peptidase — protein sequence MNIDRAPTPMDYPHTRRVDVTESQFGHKVADPYRWLENDVRRDGEVAGWVKEQDALARGYLDSLPAQGMFRLQIKELFDFEQSSVPQKRGDRYFHTLRQGLQQQASLHVRVGVEGPDRLLLDPNGWSQDGADAMAEWNASYDGSHVVYGVQRGGADWREIRVLDVATGKTLDDLVEWARFGAVSWAKDGTGFFYSRYPEPEPGTASQAAVANHAVYFHRLGTCQAEDRIVHATPDRPDLLHIASVTEDGRYLVIVSTPGSSMTMLSAVDLTAAEWAVRTVAGADFAAEWTAIGNDGQTLFVLTSLDAPRRRIVTIDLAQTDPKPLDLVDENEAVLQYAWLVGGRLVTSYLVDASTELRRHALDGTPEGKIELPGIGSAGIRGTFADDEAFIAFTSFNAPLTVYRYEVEAGTQTVWAQPRLGFDLSEIVVEQRFYASKDRASIPMFVIRRKGVQAPAPTLLYGYGGFGISMTPYYDPAKLAWVTQGGTLAIANIRGGGEYGRAWHEAGRLSNKQNSYHDFIAAAEFLRDAGIAKPDGIAIQGESNGGLLVGAVTNQRPDLFAAALPGVGVMDLLRFHHFTGGGFWTYDFGDPREEAAFDNLMALSPYHNVDAGKSYPAILVTTADSDDRVVPAHSFKYTAAIQAAGIGTKPRLLRVETRAGHGAGKPLDKIIAEAADMWAFAARWTGLQTQKP from the coding sequence ATGAACATCGACCGGGCACCGACCCCTATGGACTATCCGCACACGCGTCGCGTTGATGTGACCGAGAGCCAGTTCGGGCACAAGGTTGCGGACCCGTACCGCTGGCTGGAGAACGATGTGCGCCGCGACGGCGAGGTCGCCGGATGGGTCAAGGAGCAGGATGCCCTGGCGCGGGGCTATCTCGATAGCCTGCCCGCGCAAGGCATGTTCCGCCTCCAGATCAAAGAGCTGTTCGACTTCGAGCAGTCCAGCGTCCCCCAGAAGCGTGGCGATCGCTACTTCCACACGCTGCGGCAAGGACTGCAGCAGCAGGCGTCGCTCCATGTGAGGGTGGGGGTCGAGGGGCCTGACCGGCTTCTGCTCGACCCGAACGGCTGGTCGCAGGATGGTGCCGATGCGATGGCCGAATGGAACGCGTCGTATGACGGCTCGCATGTCGTCTACGGCGTTCAGCGCGGCGGCGCCGACTGGCGCGAGATCAGGGTGCTCGACGTCGCCACGGGCAAGACCCTCGACGACCTCGTCGAATGGGCTCGCTTCGGCGCCGTCTCCTGGGCCAAGGACGGGACGGGCTTCTTCTATTCGCGCTATCCTGAGCCTGAACCGGGAACGGCCTCGCAGGCCGCCGTCGCCAATCATGCGGTGTATTTCCATCGGCTGGGCACCTGCCAAGCCGAGGACAGGATCGTCCATGCCACACCGGACCGTCCCGATCTGCTGCACATCGCCAGCGTAACCGAGGACGGGCGCTACCTCGTCATCGTGTCGACACCCGGCTCCTCGATGACGATGCTGAGCGCGGTCGATCTGACGGCGGCAGAGTGGGCGGTCCGAACCGTAGCCGGGGCGGATTTCGCCGCCGAATGGACAGCCATCGGCAATGACGGGCAAACCCTGTTCGTCTTAACGAGCCTGGACGCGCCGCGCCGCAGGATCGTCACGATCGATCTCGCGCAGACCGATCCGAAGCCGCTCGATCTTGTCGACGAGAACGAGGCGGTCCTTCAGTATGCCTGGCTCGTCGGCGGCCGTCTCGTGACAAGCTATCTGGTCGACGCCAGCACCGAACTTCGCCGTCATGCGCTCGACGGGACGCCGGAGGGCAAGATCGAACTTCCCGGCATCGGCAGCGCCGGCATCCGCGGCACGTTTGCCGACGATGAGGCGTTCATCGCCTTTACCAGCTTCAACGCGCCCCTGACGGTCTATCGCTACGAGGTGGAGGCCGGGACCCAGACTGTATGGGCCCAGCCCAGGCTCGGCTTCGACCTCAGCGAGATCGTGGTCGAACAGCGCTTTTATGCTTCGAAGGATCGCGCCTCGATCCCGATGTTCGTCATCCGTCGCAAGGGCGTGCAGGCGCCGGCCCCGACGCTGCTCTACGGCTATGGAGGCTTTGGCATCAGCATGACGCCCTATTACGATCCAGCGAAGCTGGCCTGGGTCACGCAGGGCGGCACGCTGGCGATCGCCAATATCCGCGGCGGCGGCGAATACGGCCGCGCCTGGCACGAAGCCGGCCGCCTGTCGAACAAGCAGAACTCCTATCACGACTTCATCGCAGCCGCGGAGTTTTTGCGCGACGCAGGCATCGCCAAGCCGGACGGCATCGCGATCCAGGGCGAATCCAATGGCGGGCTGCTCGTCGGCGCGGTGACGAACCAGAGGCCCGACCTGTTCGCCGCTGCCCTGCCGGGCGTTGGGGTCATGGATCTGCTGCGCTTTCACCACTTCACCGGCGGCGGCTTCTGGACCTATGATTTCGGCGACCCGCGCGAGGAGGCGGCGTTCGACAACCTCATGGCGTTGTCGCCCTACCACAACGTCGATGCGGGGAAATCCTACCCTGCTATCCTCGTCACGACCGCCGATTCCGACGACCGCGTCGTGCCCGCGCACAGCTTCAAATACACCGCCGCAATCCAAGCTGCCGGCATTGGCACCAAGCCGCGCCTGCTACGTGTCGAGACCCGCGCTGGCCACGGCGCCGGCAAGCCGCTGGACAAGATTATCGCCGAGGCCGCCGACATGTGGGCCTTCGCCGCCCGCTGGACGGGGCTCCAGACCCAAAAGCCCTGA